Below is a genomic region from Thalassophryne amazonica chromosome 3, fThaAma1.1, whole genome shotgun sequence.
ttgctggttattggtagtctgggagcaggcaccgtctctacggggatggggtaatgaggggatggcagggggagagaagctgcagagaggtgtgtaagactacaactctgcttcctggtcccaaccctggatagtcacggtttggaggatttaagaaaattggccagatttctagaaatgagagctgctccatccaaagtgggatggatgccgtctctcctaacaagaccaggttttccccagaagctttgccaattatctatgaagcccacctcattttttggacaccactcagacagccagcaattcaaggagaacatgcggctaacaaCAATTGGGTAATACGTGTTTCTGGATCTTGGTTGCAGCATCCAGAGTGCAACCACTGGACATGGTACTCCAGTAGTGGTGGTGGAACATGTTTTCATTGAGAGATGCCCACTGCATAATTGCAGGCTCTACAGAAGCACCTTGTTTGGAAAATCTGACCACAAACTTGTATCTCTACTCTGAATTCCCACAGACTGGCATCTTCTCAGTTTCTGAGATACTGACACAATAAATGACCCAAAAGCAACGTGGAGGTTCTTCTGCAACAAGACCAGGAAAGCTGCCAGTTATTGCATTAAAGATGCTAATGTTCATGAGTAGgtacgaggggtgattgagaagttttgagcctgaaccAGAAAAAATAGGAAGTgggtctccatcttttgcattttgagaaaccaacatttctcaagaatgtgcggctccatccagaggtggaagtgggtgtcttcttctgcaagcctcccgtcctggacaccaaCATGGGctcccaaaaatttcctgtatatttgtattgtcaactgtgttggtagcatggcccaagcagagggtcacccctttgagtctggtctgcttgaggtttcttcctcaaatcatcagagggagtttttgctgaccactgttgcctatgtgcttgctctaggggttgatgaggttagatcttacttgtgtgaagtgccttgagacagctttgttgtgatttggcgctatataaatgaaataaattgaattgaaaaataaactgaattaaatgtgtaaagttttgactcactgggtgcaatgttgttcATTCACTTTGTTGCACTTTATTGATGTTATTCACAAATCTTTCAAAAGGACTTGCATTGTTTTAACCAACAAATGACTCAAATTAATTCCATTAAAATGATTATACTGTCCGCTGTTTCCTTTTCAGTCCCTGTGATCTGCCTCTTCACTGCAGGTGTGGTATTTAATGAGCGTGCATGCAGTTCTGCTAAGATAAGATgcagtgtgtgtgtacagtgtttAAAGAGTCTCACTCCTCTCTGACCCTCAGTGTCAggccagtctgacagcagcagcagtGTGGTGATAGCAGGGTATAATGTGACTGCAACCTCTGGGTCAAACGTGGTTCTGCAGTGTATGAGTGGACGCATGGTGTGGACCAGGGACAGgctgagagacagacagagggtgGTGCACTGGGACTTGTACCGGACCCGTCCAGAATACTCCATGGAGAGGGTCGTCGACATGTATTCTGCAGGGGATCAGAGAATCTACAACTCGTACAACCAGGGTAGGATTGGCCTCAGCCCAGCTGCCTTCAGGGATGGAAACTTCTCCTTGATCATCAAAGGTAAAACTTCAAACACACTTTCTTTAGGTAGATGACTGGTTGTTCAATATGACTGAGATTTTATAAGTTTGTCTCATTCACTAGTGTGTTTATCCTATGATAATGTTTGTCTCTTTAAACACCTTTACCAATGATTTTGCACATTTTCTGGTCATATTATACACTTTTTCAGCAAGACGATATAGGTCACCAGGTGTCTTGAACACCAGTAATAAAGGTTGTCTACAAAAATGGATCACAGACTCTGAAGTAATACAGCCTTATAAACACCAATGTTTGAGAATTTGGGAAATTAATTGTTTGTGTGCTTACTATTTTAAATAGAAGGGAGCTACTCCTTGCCATGCCCCCTTTCTCCTCTCTACACTTTGGCAGTGTGTCACACATAGAATATAGATACAGTGGCTCAGTGGGTGTGACTTACAGGAGGAGGAGTTCAGATATGGACGTTGTGACATGGCATAGAAGACAAAAATAAGTAATTTCAAGTATAAATTTTGCTTGTGATTAAGTAGTTGCTGTATGCACAGACGTAATTTTAAGAGTTTGAGAATGATTCATATAAAACTACAACAATAATTAATGGCAAAAGGTAGGTATAAATAATTTTACATAATATGATCCTTTTAAGTACAAAGTGCATTAAGGAAAGATTTGTTGCTGCTTCATTAAAGTTAATTTCAATACCACTGAAATTATATTATTATGGAATCACTACCAGCAGTAACAACACCGCATACACTTTATAAAAGACATTCTCCAGTTTCTTAAATGAACAACCTTGAGTGAAAATTGTGACATCAGCACAATAATATATCAGTTCAGTATCTATATACctacatattttataaacactacccagtttagagcccgtggatccccatgggcaacatgctagtaatgAATTAAATGGCTACCAGTGGCTGCTTACGACAGGAAATCAATGGAAAAGTAGGATATAACTTATGCTCCTATGACTTTACCTGACAATTATTTGCACCTTGATGTTTCTGCATGGATCAGTAGATGTGACTATGAATGACAGAGGCCTGTACTCATGTAACCTCCACCATCTCTACTGCCACTTGTATGAGACAATCCGAGTACAACTCAACATCACCAAATCACGTATGTATCATGCCTTGGTGCTCGTCATCACACAACAGCACTGTGCTTCTTTCTGCTACCAAGATCTTCAAGGCAGAGCAACTTTGAAATCACAATGGCTGATGTTTGTGTATGTTTGCCTCAAAGGTCGTAAAGAGCAGCGCTTCTGGGATGGGCAGAAGGCAGTGTATGTGGTTCTGCTTGGTAGCACCGTCGTACTGCCGTGTATCAATCGGCGGAATGTGTGGACAGACTGGACCACTGAGGAGGAGGACCAGCAGGTGTGTGTAGAATGTAACAGTAACTGAAAAGCAATCTGAGTCTTGATTTAGCTGAATGGGTAATGGAACACCTTTTCTGCCTTCACAGGTGGTCCACTGGGACCGTCAGGCTCCAGGAGTCCACCATGATCGTGCTGATCGGCTGGTGGACCTGTATGCCTCTGGAGAACAGCGCAGCTATGGACCAGTATTCCTCCAGAGGAAGATGAACATCAGCAATCAAGCCTTCTCACAGGGAGACTTTTCACTTACCATATCAGAACTTCAGGTAAGTCTGTGAGTGTAGAGGCTAGTACTttcgctctctctcactctctcatctGCATTGTGGTGTGTTGTGTTTGACGCCTCCCACTTGCTCCCCTCGGGACAAGAAATCACGACCTCCGGCATGGGAGGTGGACGTTCTGTCCAGTCAGCTAAAACCCAGGCGCTGGCCTGAGTGGCCATAGTAACCTTTGGCTGTCGGGAAATTGATgcctattgactaccacatgcacagcgactcctgctggcctccgtcacatgaGCAATAAGtacagagaaaaagaaaacagtacCCACCACATTAATGTGATGAATATGAAAAAAATGATAGTTTTAGTAATGTTGTTAAAATATTGTCTTGGGTATATgctttgagattgagaggcacctgggaagagcttgtggagtcatcAGGTCACTGGTGTTATCTggtgatatctttgcaggcaaaTCAAGtcaagtccaagtctttagggtcctggtggctgcctgtctttctgtatgattgtgagacttggatactaACCAGTGACATAAGGCAATGACTGCATGTCTTTAGTATTAGGTGTCTCCGAAGGATCCttcggtaccactggaatgactttgtatcagttGAGCCATTacaaaaggcaccttgacacttgcacgaatcccAGCACACAATCTTGCGTGCCACGGAGTAAACTCTTCAtaaactgtgtgtgaactgtgCACTGCTGCAtatcagtgcacaaagaaaattttgaaatccaAATTTCTGGCACAAATAAATTTCATGtcacttgcgtgaactagttgCGAACGttgcgcaacctattcaaaaacactgcatgtcagcGTGTGTCACTGcgtgcagggcatctgaacctgaaattagattatgaagacatgttacatctataataaacataactttacagatacattatctaactcataagaaagaatgaacatgcaactgttttaccaatccattatgacatatatattataaataattacctttgagacaagattccaaatgtgttctccaccacaaGATGAGCACATGACAACCTGCAGTTGTAGATAatttgtgattctgggagcaatgagagatggtttcatcagccaagttctgagagcaaatgtgtcattggctatgaaatgatatggcacaggctttattttatatagcatggtGTCAAGCGGGGCAAAGCAGGACGCGTTGGCAAGACGAATTGTgcggcagtgtggggatcaaatttgtgcaagtgtcaaggtttcTTAAGAGAGACTAAGAggaggagtgtcacttgcataGTCAAggagtgtcagctatgacattttggccatgtggcctgtttctgtgagtgtgatccaacatgcaggcacctgagtgttgaggaccacagtggctggagaagaccaaggggacgcccatatttcacctggctgtggcagatagatggttattttaaagatgtggaaatggatgtctgcctgggtggttgcggtAAAGtgtagcaccagtgcatgctcccagagttGACTTGACTTGtactgtgtcctccaaaagtattggaacacttggtattccacacattttaataaaaaatCGAAAAACAAACTTATTAGAACTGTGCTTCATCTTCCAGCCAAAACTCATTTAGATTACTCGCATTTTCCACAACTTAATTGGTTACCGGTAGAAAAACGTGTAACTCAGTTTAATTTACGTAATGTTCATCACATTGTTCATGGTAACTGTCctaaatattaatttttttttattatttatttatttgtttaaaccgtttttattattttttatttattttgattttatctTGTTGCTAATTGTGTTGTTTAGGGAAGGAGCACAATGTAAataagtcatgtgacttttttgtaTTATATCCTTGAAATTCCAGGAATTTGTATTAGTCATATGTTTTTGTTTACGACTTGTATGGAATTTCtaagtaaatcaaatcaaaacaaatcttccttaaactcaaactgaaagcaaatctctacaacttacaACATATAAATgaactaaaaatataaaaaccaagatgatgggttgcataagtaatgggccacttttgtataaggggatggatacatgaacatttccaagacactgactatgtcttggactttatttacatcagttatgtagaaatataaacagtatggcactctgtggtaaatctgtgtggcgtagacagttctcaaaaactgagtgactgtgcaagaaggagaagagtgaggaaagccaccaagacacccagacaacccagaagaagttacaggtttctctggctgtgattagagaaattgtgcatagtgcatgtttggcattttgtatcaccagttatacagcttcatgtggaagtggtacagaggaggattttcttaaaaagacctgaaagctcagctccatttgccagaaggtacatctgagatgcaagcttagatttgatgttttggtgaaagaaaatcctgtaTTTGAAATACCGAGTGTTCCagtgcttttggagggcactgtatgtgcTTCCCACTGGGCTTGTGCCTGCTGAAAGTGTGTCAGCAGGAGAAGTTTGGATGAAAGTGTAAGAATGCAACATACGTTTTAAATTTTGGCCAAAGTAAAATAACAGGCAGAGCAGATGTTGGTTTAAACAAAAACGGCTCTTGgccatgagacacaggtctacaACAGGAAATAGAATGAAAACCCATAGCGGACAAAAACCGACGAGAAATCGAAAATCAGATTAGGATTAGCTGCGGAAGAGACAGGAAGAAGGAAGTAGAGGTATGACTGGAATGCGTCAAGAATGAAAACAGTTTTGTGTGGAAGATCAAAGTTCTCTCTATaactacactctaagaaataaaatgttgaatttaattaataaagttaaggtaactttttccacataactttgtcaattaagtgcaaaacaatattgggatttaagtaataatgtttcatttgattttattaatttcaactacaatattgttttgcacttaattaacaaagtta
It encodes:
- the LOC117507152 gene encoding matrix remodeling-associated protein 8-like isoform X1, translating into MNREDIIFQALLLIHIPVICLFTAVSGQSDSSSSVVIAGYNVTATSGSNVVLQCMSGRMVWTRDRLRDRQRVVHWDLYRTRPEYSMERVVDMYSAGDQRIYNSYNQGRIGLSPAAFRDGNFSLIIKDVTMNDRGLYSCNLHHLYCHLYETIRVQLNITKSRRKEQRFWDGQKAVYVVLLGSTVVLPCINRRNVWTDWTTEEEDQQVVHWDRQAPGVHHDRADRLVDLYASGEQRSYGPVFLQRKMNISNQAFSQGDFSLTISELQPTDQGLYSCHLHHHYCGLHERREFQLTVEAAVTESTVPAHAPPDQHKDTTKAESPQVINVILPDHKHHFLLPLGYVLTSFLLLAFIILIIIILITRHRTKEFDLQAAMRSSRNHSSSEEFEMEVTEVQMCTWEERFDFKNNLMKEKAHVNTQPKVIDLDEEMQKFSK
- the LOC117507152 gene encoding matrix remodeling-associated protein 8-like isoform X3; this translates as MNREDIIFQALLLIHMSGQSDSSSSVVIAGYNVTATSGSNVVLQCMSGRMVWTRDRLRDRQRVVHWDLYRTRPEYSMERVVDMYSAGDQRIYNSYNQGRIGLSPAAFRDGNFSLIIKDVTMNDRGLYSCNLHHLYCHLYETIRVQLNITKSRRKEQRFWDGQKAVYVVLLGSTVVLPCINRRNVWTDWTTEEEDQQVVHWDRQAPGVHHDRADRLVDLYASGEQRSYGPVFLQRKMNISNQAFSQGDFSLTISELQPTDQGLYSCHLHHHYCGLHERREFQLTVEAAVTESTVPAHAPPDQHKDTTKAESPQVINVILPDHKHHFLLPLGYVLTSFLLLAFIILIIIILITRHRTKEFDLQAAMRSSRNHSSSEEFEMEVTEVQMCTWEERFDFKNNLMKEKAHVNTQPKVIDLDEEMQKFSK
- the LOC117507152 gene encoding matrix remodeling-associated protein 8-like isoform X2, which translates into the protein MNREDIIFQALLLIHIPVICLFTAVSGQSDSSSSVVIAGYNVTATSGSNVVLQCMSGRMVWTRDRLRDRQRVVHWDLYRTRPEYSMERVVDMYSAGDQRIYNSYNQGRIGLSPAAFRDGNFSLIIKDVTMNDRGLYSCNLHHLYCHLYETIRVQLNITKSRRKEQRFWDGQKAVYVVLLGSTVVLPCINRRNVWTDWTTEEEDQQVVHWDRQAPGVHHDRADRLVDLYASGEQRSYGPVFLQRKMNISNQAFSQGDFSLTISELQPTDQGLYSCHLHHHYCGLHERREFQLTVEAAVTESTVPAHAPPDQHKDTTKAESPQVINVILPDHKHHFLLPLGYVLTSFLLLAFIILIIIILITRHRTKEFDLQAARSSRNHSSSEEFEMEVTEVQMCTWEERFDFKNNLMKEKAHVNTQPKVIDLDEEMQKFSK